A portion of the Caenorhabditis elegans chromosome III genome contains these proteins:
- the lcmt-1 gene encoding Leucine carboxyl methyltransferase 1 (Confirmed by transcript evidence): protein MDSEAVSSDSHVAAAIATRRRSNSVSDDYSVQRTNDDATQCKYFATQKGYWKDEFISRFANSSSNVSEARRFPEISMGYWARTAAIEKYVRDFLNEFDGNAQVVSLGCGFDTLFWRLVSSGAKLVKYVEVDFSSVTSKKIRHILKPIGPNSVDLKKSFESDAVVSHHADLHAGNYHLIGADLRQANELDQKLATCQLSHDIPTIFIAECVLVYMSADSSTALLKQIVSQFKQPAFVNYEQFRTSDAFTKVMEQNLGDRGIQLHGLEMCESAEKQEERFRNAGFKEVKVMDMNQIFNNFLDQKEVSRIREIEMLDEMELLQQLFAHYCVVSARI from the exons ATGGATTCTGAAGCTGTAAGCTCCGATAGTCACGTAGCAGCCGCCATAGCTACTCGCCGGCGGTCGAATTCCGTTTCCGACGACTACTCTGTGCAGAGAACCAACGACGATGCAACTCAATGCAAGTATTTTGCAACGCAG AAAGGATACTGGAAAGACGAGTTTATCTCTCGTTTCGCCAATTCTTCATCAAATGTTTCCGAAGCCCGTCGTTTTCCTGAAATCTCAATGGGATATTGGGCAAGAACAGCGGCTATTGAGAAATATGtccgtgattttttgaacgaattCGATGGAAATGCACAAGTCGTTAGTTTGG GATGCGGATTCGACACCCTATTCTGGCGTCTTGTCTCATCGGGCGCGAAACTCGTCAAATACGTGGAAGTTGATTTCTCATCAGTCACTTCTAAAAAGATCCGTCATATTTTGAAGCCAATCGGACCGAATAGTGTTGATTTGAAGAAATCTTTTGAAAGTGAtg ctGTAGTCTCACATCATGCGGATCTTCACGCTGGAAACTATCATTTAATTGGTGCAGATTTGCGGCAGGCTAATGAGTTGGATCAAAAGTTGGCAACATGCCAACTTTCTCATGATATTCCTACAATTTTTATCGCAGA ATGCGTTCTGGTTTACATGTCAGCTGATTCAAGTACTGCTCTCCTGAAACAAATTGTATCTCAATTCAAACAACCTGCATTCGTCAACTACGAACAATTCCGAACTTCTGATGCATTCACCAAAGTTATGGAACAAAATTTGGGAGATCGAGGAATCCAACTTCACGGTCTGGAAATGTGTGAAAGTGCTGAGAAACAGGAGGAGAG ATTCCGAAATGCTGGTTTCAAAGAGGTCAAAGTTATGGATATgaaccaaattttcaacaatttcctgGATCAGAAGGAAGTTTCAag aatcCGCGAAATCGAAATGCTCGACGAAATGGAACTCCTTCAGCAACTTTTTGCTCATTACTGTGTGGTTTCAGCCagaatttga
- the hse-5 gene encoding D-glucuronyl C5-epimerase (Confirmed by transcript evidence): MKCLRWRSNRHRIYLLVACGALFLLNRHLTQEESRIDEEDEELTQVDVNEDDKKIECEPPGSIESKCIADNGKSMKCWKDEEDVYFPVSYLKKRFDMTGKLGKDGSTFELYTSYAKMRSPDSTYDPLGPFGHFSTYSVETRDRVRCVSAKTDVPMSTQWDPIPYYYPIQISQYGLQHYSRMKLDSISNKSEASPKDDVILGVNSKEWKGAAGMHETTERLFFNDEQMGKVVNISAGAALANAGAYVYLDKSPDLHVISFDWKPYEANSSFTVLAKMKQDDLLVLINYVYSEGNGKCVWQEEERISDDYIVQKPKKDGQVSYSYSYIGNSPIGEWSTVTRDLLVDVARALSSGDNRKKDDNVVLHAGDLRLVSLGFRGELTVKQKITQRREQHSHAFYAAADWLVKNQNDRGGWSVPVERSIAERKLVLPPGWHSAMAQGHGISVLTRAFKHFNDEKYLKSAAKALKLFKINSSDGGVRGEFFGNIWYEEYPTTPGSFVLNGFLYSLIGLYDLSQLELMIDENDETMRAKIQEAQELYSAGVRSLKQLLPLYDTGSGTIYDLRHVALGTAPNLARWDYHAVHVYLLKWIAGIEKDEVLSKTADRWIGYAYGKRAKHN, from the exons ATGAAATGTCTGCGGTGGCGATCAAATCGCCATCGAATCTATCTTCTGGTGGCTTGTGGAGCATTATTTCTGCTCAATAGGCACCTGACACAGGAAGAGTCAAGAattgatgaagaagatgaagagcTCACACAGGTTGATGTGAACGAGGATGATAAG aaaatcgaatgTGAACCACCTGGATCAATTGAATCAAAATGTATAGCAGACAAtggaaaatcaatgaaatgttggaaagatgaagaagatgttTATTTTCCTGTTTCTTATCTCAAAAAACGATTCGATATGactggaaaattgggaaaagatGGTTCAACATTTGAATTATACACTTCTTATGCAAAAATGAGAAGTCCTGATTCGACATACGATCCTCTTGGTCCATTTGGACATTTTTCGACGTATAGTGTGGAAACTAGAGATCGTGTACGATGTGTCAGCGCGAAAACCG atgttccaATGTCAACACAGTGGGATCCAATTCCATACTACTACCCCATTCAAATATCCCAATACGGACTACAACATTATAGTAGAATGAAGCTTG ATTCAATATCCAATAAATCTGAAGCTTCTCCGAAAGATGACGTCATTCTGGGAGTAAATTCAAAAGAATGGAAAGGAGCTGCTGGAATGCATGAAACAACTGAACgattgttttttaatgatgAACAAATGGGAAAAGTTGTGAATATAAGTGCTGGAG ctgcCCTTGCAAATGCCGGAGCATATGTATATCTCGACAAATCACCGGATCTTCATGTAATTTCATTTGATTGGAAACCGTATGAGGCGAATTCTTCGTTCACTGTATTGGCGAAA atgaagCAAGACGATCTTCTTGTTCTGATCAACTATGTCTACTCGGAAGGAAACGGGAAATGTGTATGGCAAGAGGAAGAACGTATTTCTGATGATTATATagttcaaaaaccaaaaaaagatgGACAAGTATCATATTCGTATTCTTATATTGGAAATTCACCAATTGGAGAATGGTCTACAGTAACACGTGATCTTCTTGTCGACGTGGCAAGAGCATTATCCAGTGGAGATAATAGGAAGAAAGATGATAATGTCGTTTTGCATGCGG gagatCTTCGTCTAGTTTCTCTTGGATTCCGCGGTGAGCTCACCgtaaagcaaaaaataacaCAACGACGTGAACAACATTCTCATGCATTCTATGCGGCAGCTGATTGGTTGGTAAAGAATCAAAATGATCGAGGAGGATGGTCGGTTCCTGTGGAAAGATCAATTGCCGAGAGAAAGTTGGTTTTACCACCCGGATGGCACAGTGCTATGGCTCAAG gacaCGGAATATCAGTTCTAACTCGTgcattcaaacatttcaacgatgaaaaatatttgaaatctgcAGCAAAAGCTCTGaaactattcaaaattaaCTCATCAGACGGCGGTGTTCGTggagaattttttggaaatatttggtATGAGGAATATCCAACAACACCGGGATCTTTTGTGCTCAATGGATTCCTTTATTCACTTATTGGACTTTATGATCTTTCACAATTGGAATTGATGATtgatgaaaatgatgaaacaATGCGGGCGAAAATTCAAGAGGCACAAGAATTATATTCAGCAGGTGTCCGATCACTGAAACAACTTCTCCCTTTATATGATACTGGTAGTGGAACGATTTATGATCTTCGTCACGTTGCTTTGGGAACTGCACCGAATCTTGCAAGATGGGATTATCATGCTGTACATGTGTACTTATTGAAATggattgctggaattgaaaaagatGAAGTTTTGAGTAAAACAGCAGATCGATGGATTGGATACGCGTATGGAAAACGGGCAAAACATAATTAA
- the B0285.3 gene encoding uncharacterized protein (Confirmed by transcript evidence) has product MNYGNNGGGQWQPRGNNNWRPQGRGRGGGGWKGNDNRGGYRGGSSNDGGWSNFRDDGNLNFASPYQANRGNFRGNYRGGGGGGGGNQNNYGNRGRGRGGFDRGRGGGGGGNKNFGPIDANKCIIPSMWNNPWDALEKEYEQEYGVAITEKVTDPSPSPSSAEETTA; this is encoded by the exons ATGAACTACGGGAATAATGGCGGCGGTCAATGGCAACCACGGGGAA acaataaTTGGAGACCACAAGGACGAGGAAGAGGTGGTGGTGGATGGAAAGGTAACGATAATCGAGGAGGATATCGTGGTGGAAGCTCCAACGATGGTGGATGGAGTAATTTCAGAGACGATGGAAATCTGAACTTTGCGTCGCCGTATCAAGCAAATCGAGGAAATTTCAGAGGAAATTATcgtggcggtggtggtggaggtggagggAATCAGAACAACTATGGAAACCGAGGAAGGGGACGGGGAGGATTTGATAGAGGAAGAGGTGGCGGAGGTGGAGGCAACAAGAATTTT GGCCCAATTGACGCGAACAAATGTATAATCCCTTCCATGTGGAATAATCCGTGGGATGCGCTCGAAAAGGAATACGAACAAGAATATGGAGTCGCGATTACAGAG aaagtCACTGATCCTAGTCCATCGCCTTCTAGTGCAGAGGAAACAACAGCCTGA